One part of the Streptomyces ferrugineus genome encodes these proteins:
- a CDS encoding TOBE domain-containing protein: MSLSIRNQIPGTVTSVTAGEAMATVRIRLDGGQDVTAAITLDAVRDLGLAAGSTVRALVKATEVALATGPVEGLSIRNRLPGTVLEVAAGAAMASVRVSVDGGEVTAAITKDAVGELGLAAGSAVTVLFKSTEVSLATG, from the coding sequence ATGAGCCTGAGCATCCGCAACCAGATCCCCGGCACCGTCACCTCCGTCACTGCGGGGGAGGCCATGGCGACGGTCAGGATCCGCCTCGACGGCGGCCAGGACGTCACCGCCGCCATCACCCTGGACGCCGTCAGGGACCTGGGCCTCGCCGCGGGCTCCACCGTGCGCGCCCTGGTCAAGGCCACGGAGGTCGCGCTGGCCACCGGCCCGGTTGAGGGGCTGTCCATCCGCAACCGGCTGCCCGGCACCGTGCTCGAGGTCGCGGCGGGGGCCGCGATGGCCTCGGTGCGGGTCTCGGTCGACGGCGGTGAGGTGACGGCCGCGATCACCAAGGACGCGGTCGGCGAGCTCGGCCTCGCGGCGGGGTCCGCCGTCACCGTCCTGTTCAAGTCGACCGAGGTCTCGCTCGCCACCGGATGA
- a CDS encoding transcriptional regulator, whose protein sequence is MSEGTAAADFAALLRQLKDRSGLSYGVLGKRLHMSTSTLHRYCNGDAVPTDYAPVERLARLCKAAPEELVELHRRWVLADALRGRKGAGEAAASASQDAGAAGQGDADAGAAGQGDAQVPSEETAVGPGAPVAEFAPADTPGPARPTIPAGRPRRLRRRTAVLAGVGVAVVLGAVALALTLPSGGHQGDDGRGSPVGAAASKDASAQPTKDGPRTSASPSKNAEPGGPDSPSPSATATKSAPGAGAGSADRPDAKPPLTVNTRPYSWEGPCSQHYLVDRPATEVGPPPVEQDAPAWVGAYKAVSAGQQLVTLTVQGTGRETVVLDSLKVRVVARDTPLAWNDYVMGVGCGGDVPTRPFSVALDGARPTVVAGAGQRDFPLKVSESDPEVLKITADASAYDVSWYLELAWSSGDRHGTLVVKDNGKPFRTSGNNGRPAYEFPLGGQKWLESAEG, encoded by the coding sequence GTGTCGGAAGGCACTGCGGCGGCCGACTTCGCGGCGCTTCTGCGGCAGTTGAAGGACCGCTCGGGGCTCAGCTACGGCGTCCTCGGCAAGCGACTGCACATGAGCACGTCGACGCTGCACCGGTACTGCAACGGGGATGCCGTCCCCACCGACTACGCGCCCGTGGAGCGGCTGGCGCGGCTGTGCAAGGCCGCGCCGGAGGAGCTGGTGGAGCTGCATCGGCGGTGGGTGCTGGCGGATGCGTTGCGGGGGAGGAAGGGGGCGGGGGAGGCGGCCGCTTCGGCTTCCCAGGATGCCGGGGCGGCCGGGCAGGGGGACGCGGATGCCGGGGCGGCCGGGCAGGGGGACGCCCAAGTCCCCTCCGAGGAGACGGCGGTCGGGCCCGGTGCACCGGTGGCCGAGTTCGCGCCCGCCGATACTCCGGGCCCCGCCCGGCCCACCATCCCCGCCGGACGTCCCCGGCGTCTTCGCCGCCGTACCGCCGTCCTGGCCGGTGTCGGCGTGGCCGTCGTGCTCGGCGCCGTCGCCCTGGCGTTGACTCTGCCTTCGGGTGGACATCAGGGCGACGACGGCCGCGGCAGCCCCGTCGGGGCCGCCGCCTCCAAGGACGCCTCGGCTCAGCCGACGAAGGACGGGCCCCGCACGTCGGCATCCCCCTCGAAGAACGCCGAGCCCGGCGGCCCCGACTCCCCGTCGCCCTCCGCCACTGCGACGAAGAGCGCGCCCGGCGCCGGAGCGGGCTCCGCCGACCGGCCGGACGCCAAGCCTCCACTGACCGTGAACACCCGTCCCTACAGCTGGGAGGGCCCGTGCTCCCAGCACTACCTCGTGGACCGGCCCGCGACGGAGGTCGGCCCGCCCCCGGTGGAGCAGGACGCGCCGGCCTGGGTCGGGGCGTACAAGGCGGTGTCGGCGGGGCAGCAGTTGGTGACGCTGACCGTTCAAGGGACGGGGCGGGAGACGGTGGTCCTCGACAGCCTGAAGGTCCGGGTGGTCGCCAGGGACACGCCCCTGGCCTGGAACGACTACGTGATGGGCGTCGGCTGCGGCGGCGATGTGCCGACCCGGCCCTTCAGCGTGGCGCTCGACGGAGCGCGGCCCACGGTCGTGGCCGGGGCCGGGCAGCGGGACTTCCCGCTCAAGGTGAGCGAGTCCGATCCGGAGGTCCTGAAGATCACGGCCGACGCCTCGGCGTACGACGTGAGCTGGTATCTGGAGCTGGCCTGGTCCAGCGGCGACCGGCACGGCACGCTCGTCGTCAAGGACAACGGGAAGCCGTTCCGGACCAGCGGCAACAACGGGCGTCCGGCATACGAGTTCCCACTCGGCGGCCAGAAGTGGCTGGAGTCGGCAGAGGGATGA
- a CDS encoding DUF4232 domain-containing protein, which translates to MRTFRHARLLAATGAALTALALTACENGSGTRDEGAAQSGSPSATKDVSKQTQDQSSRQTGQNAGAEQSSARSTEPGESAQKGAGGGGAPADLTICNGSNTRTEAQPVSRPLNHLLLTVTNTGSKRCALLYYPVLRFDEMQWVPQAIEDTRPQAVTMLEPGASGYAGVLLSAADGSGTGADTGRKLTVGFQGRTPNSDGGPAATPSLPAEGVHYDSALSVTYWQTDMETALS; encoded by the coding sequence ATGCGCACCTTCCGCCACGCCCGCCTCCTCGCCGCCACCGGCGCCGCCCTGACCGCCCTCGCCCTCACCGCCTGCGAGAACGGCTCCGGCACCCGCGACGAGGGCGCCGCGCAGTCGGGTTCGCCGAGCGCGACCAAGGACGTGTCGAAGCAGACGCAGGACCAGTCGTCTCGGCAGACGGGCCAGAACGCCGGAGCGGAGCAGTCGTCGGCCCGGTCCACCGAGCCGGGCGAGTCGGCGCAGAAGGGCGCGGGAGGCGGAGGCGCCCCGGCGGATCTGACCATCTGCAACGGCTCCAACACCAGGACCGAGGCGCAGCCGGTCTCCCGCCCGCTCAACCACCTGCTGCTCACCGTGACCAACACCGGTTCGAAGCGGTGTGCCCTGTTGTACTACCCGGTGCTCCGCTTCGACGAGATGCAGTGGGTGCCGCAGGCGATCGAGGACACCCGGCCGCAGGCCGTGACGATGCTGGAGCCGGGCGCCTCCGGTTACGCGGGTGTCCTGCTCTCCGCGGCCGACGGCAGCGGCACGGGCGCGGACACCGGCCGCAAGCTCACGGTCGGCTTCCAGGGCAGGACCCCGAACAGCGACGGCGGCCCGGCGGCCACGCCCTCCCTGCCGGCCGAGGGCGTCCACTACGACAGCGCGCTGAGCGTGACCTACTGGCAGACGGACATGGAAACCGCCCTCAGCTGA
- a CDS encoding carbohydrate kinase family protein — MKVVTLGVHVLDVLVRPVEAIPEGQGATLVEDIRMTAAGTAGGTALTLAKLGASVQSAGAIGTDPTGDMLVQLLRAAGIDTRHLVRRTDTPTSASVLPIRPNGDRPSLHLLGANITYGPDDVPWDAIAEATHLHLGGPELIGVDTATRILSHAKEHGTVTSVDLLAPGALGSFEQLEPALPYVDHMLPNEDQVLGFTGEQDLAAGARKLLAAGAGLVAVTRGGDGALLVTPDGTEKVPAFAIDVVDTTGCGDAFSAGFVRGTGLGRTPYDAAVLGSAAAALVAQGLGSDHGDFDLAGADAFAATNKPRA, encoded by the coding sequence ATGAAGGTCGTCACGCTGGGCGTGCATGTGCTGGACGTGCTGGTACGGCCGGTCGAGGCCATACCCGAGGGGCAGGGCGCCACCCTGGTGGAGGACATCAGGATGACCGCCGCCGGCACGGCCGGCGGAACCGCGCTCACCCTCGCCAAGCTCGGGGCCTCGGTACAGAGCGCCGGGGCCATCGGCACCGACCCCACCGGAGACATGCTGGTCCAACTCCTGCGTGCGGCCGGCATCGACACCCGGCACCTCGTCCGCCGCACCGACACCCCCACCTCCGCGAGCGTCCTGCCCATCCGCCCCAACGGCGACCGCCCCTCCCTCCACCTCCTCGGCGCCAACATCACCTACGGCCCCGACGACGTGCCCTGGGACGCGATCGCCGAAGCCACCCACCTCCACCTCGGCGGCCCCGAACTGATCGGCGTCGACACCGCCACGCGCATCCTGTCGCACGCCAAGGAGCACGGCACGGTCACCTCGGTTGACCTCCTCGCCCCCGGCGCGCTCGGCAGCTTCGAGCAGCTCGAACCGGCGCTGCCCTACGTCGACCACATGCTGCCCAACGAGGACCAGGTCCTCGGCTTCACCGGCGAACAGGACCTGGCCGCGGGCGCGCGGAAACTCCTCGCCGCCGGAGCCGGCCTGGTGGCGGTCACCCGGGGCGGCGACGGCGCGCTGCTGGTGACCCCCGACGGCACCGAGAAGGTGCCCGCCTTCGCGATCGACGTCGTGGACACCACCGGCTGCGGCGACGCGTTCTCGGCCGGTTTCGTACGCGGTACGGGCCTGGGCCGCACCCCGTACGACGCCGCCGTCCTCGGCAGCGCGGCCGCCGCCCTGGTGGCGCAGGGCCTCGGCAGCGACCACGGGGACTTCGACCTCGCGGGCGCCGACGCCTTCGCGGCGACGAACAAGCCGCGCGCCTGA
- a CDS encoding class II aldolase/adducin family protein: MTGSSSVLGPQRAAVAEACRRLGAERLLIGTAGNVSVRVDDRVAITATGAVLAELTPDQVTVVDLDGNIVAGTLEPTSELDLHLGVYRRYGTGAVVHTHAPMATALACVLDELPCIHYQLLTLGGTVRVAPYATFGTPELAESVLTALEGRSAALMASHGALTHAPTLDKAVEHALLLEWACGVYQHAAALGTPRVLDEQQQLAVIEAALARNYGTTHPVPPVQEGNR; the protein is encoded by the coding sequence ATGACAGGCTCAAGCTCGGTGCTGGGTCCGCAGCGCGCCGCCGTGGCCGAGGCGTGCCGGCGGCTGGGGGCGGAGCGGCTGCTCATCGGCACGGCCGGCAACGTCAGCGTGCGGGTGGACGACCGTGTCGCCATCACGGCGACCGGGGCGGTGCTCGCCGAACTCACGCCGGACCAGGTGACCGTGGTCGACCTCGACGGGAACATCGTGGCCGGGACGCTGGAGCCCACCTCCGAACTCGACCTGCACCTGGGCGTATACCGCCGCTACGGCACCGGCGCGGTCGTCCACACCCACGCGCCGATGGCGACCGCGCTGGCCTGCGTGCTCGACGAACTGCCCTGCATCCACTACCAGTTGCTCACCCTCGGCGGCACGGTCCGCGTCGCCCCGTACGCCACCTTCGGCACACCGGAACTCGCCGAGTCCGTCCTGACCGCGTTGGAGGGCCGCAGCGCCGCGCTGATGGCCAGCCATGGCGCGCTCACCCATGCCCCGACACTGGACAAGGCCGTCGAGCACGCCCTGCTGCTGGAGTGGGCGTGCGGCGTCTACCAGCACGCGGCCGCCCTCGGCACGCCCCGCGTCCTCGACGAACAGCAGCAACTCGCGGTGATCGAGGCCGCGCTCGCCCGGAACTACGGCACCACCCACCCCGTACCACCCGTGCAGGAGGGAAACCGATGA
- a CDS encoding TetR/AcrR family transcriptional regulator, with translation MGDPTPEPGGTWQVPLRRTPQQARSKARLARVLEAAERVLVREGVQALTTTRIAAEAKVSVGSLYQYLPDRDAVIDALAAGYFARLEAAMDDLVDSASAQRWDDPVGVLIDAYAAIYRTEHGFRALWFGSSLTEQTRAADREHKRRMADGIRRILLALGLARDDEALARACHAAVLAADALAQEAFRRAPEGDPDLLDEAKLMLRGYLTGIAARYR, from the coding sequence ATGGGCGACCCGACCCCGGAGCCCGGCGGCACCTGGCAGGTCCCCCTGCGCCGCACCCCTCAGCAGGCGCGCAGCAAAGCGCGCCTCGCCCGGGTCCTTGAGGCCGCGGAACGCGTCCTGGTCCGCGAGGGCGTGCAGGCCCTGACGACGACCCGCATCGCGGCGGAGGCCAAGGTCTCGGTCGGTTCGCTGTACCAGTACCTGCCCGACCGGGACGCCGTCATCGACGCCCTCGCGGCCGGCTACTTCGCCCGGCTGGAGGCCGCCATGGACGACCTGGTGGACTCGGCGTCGGCGCAGCGGTGGGACGACCCGGTCGGGGTGCTCATCGACGCGTACGCCGCGATCTACCGCACCGAACACGGCTTCCGGGCCCTGTGGTTCGGCAGCAGCCTCACCGAGCAGACCCGTGCGGCGGACCGCGAGCACAAGCGCCGTATGGCCGACGGCATCCGGCGCATCCTGCTGGCCCTCGGCCTCGCCCGCGACGACGAGGCACTCGCCCGCGCCTGCCACGCCGCGGTCCTCGCCGCCGACGCCCTCGCCCAGGAGGCGTTCCGCCGTGCTCCCGAGGGCGATCCGGACCTCCTCGACGAGGCCAAGCTGATGCTGCGCGGATACCTCACCGGCATCGCCGCGCGCTACCGATGA
- a CDS encoding YqjF family protein: MPNPTPVTPDAPAHIRTPLLTQEWLDLAFIHWAVEPDVVAGLLPRGTVPDTHDGMTYVGLVAFRMHRVGWLRLPGVPYLGTFPETNVRLYSVDGHGRRGVVFRSMDAARLIPVVMGRVGFRLPYLWSRMTVRSAGDTVTYTSARRWPGPRGASSRITVRTGEPVEEPTGLEHFLTARWGMHNAFFGGPEPLAYLPNHHPRWLLYRAELLTCEENLLTAAGLPAPDTDPVSVLYSPGVPVRLGRPARPAGIPTP, encoded by the coding sequence GTGCCGAATCCCACTCCCGTCACCCCGGACGCCCCCGCCCACATACGCACGCCGCTCCTCACCCAGGAGTGGCTCGACCTCGCCTTCATCCACTGGGCCGTCGAACCGGACGTCGTGGCCGGGCTGTTGCCCAGGGGCACGGTTCCGGACACGCACGACGGCATGACGTACGTCGGGCTGGTCGCGTTCCGGATGCATCGGGTCGGCTGGCTGCGGCTGCCCGGGGTGCCGTATCTCGGGACCTTCCCCGAGACCAACGTGCGCCTGTACTCCGTGGACGGGCACGGGCGGCGCGGCGTCGTGTTCCGGTCGATGGACGCCGCACGGCTGATCCCGGTCGTGATGGGACGGGTCGGCTTCCGGCTGCCGTATCTGTGGTCGCGGATGACCGTCCGATCGGCGGGCGACACCGTGACCTACACCAGTGCGCGTCGCTGGCCCGGCCCGCGCGGCGCGTCGAGCCGCATCACCGTGCGCACCGGTGAGCCCGTCGAGGAGCCGACCGGGCTGGAGCACTTCCTGACCGCCCGCTGGGGCATGCACAACGCCTTCTTCGGCGGGCCCGAGCCGCTGGCGTACCTGCCCAACCACCACCCCCGGTGGCTGCTGTACCGCGCCGAACTGCTCACCTGCGAGGAGAACCTCCTCACCGCGGCCGGACTGCCCGCCCCGGACACGGACCCGGTCAGCGTCCTGTACTCCCCCGGCGTGCCGGTCCGCCTGGGCCGTCCGGCGCGGCCCGCGGGCATCCCCACTCCGTGA
- a CDS encoding SDR family NAD(P)-dependent oxidoreductase yields the protein MLLKDKVAVVYGASGPIGGAAARAFAREGARVVLAGRRAAPLDELAEDIRAAGGTVETAVVDPREEAAVDAFVDGVVARAGRIDVSFNAIGYGDVQKPLMEISEADFLQPIVTAMRSQFLTTRAAARHMIGRGTGVILAFGGGGPQTLPGLGGFKIALDALEGLRRQWAIELGPHGIRVVTLKSGGVPETLPEGFPGRAAIVDSLVEATQLGRGATLADVGNVAAFVASDKARTLTSTDVNISCGAIVD from the coding sequence ATGTTGCTCAAGGACAAGGTCGCGGTGGTGTACGGCGCGAGCGGCCCCATCGGCGGGGCGGCGGCGCGCGCCTTCGCCCGCGAGGGGGCGCGGGTCGTCCTCGCCGGGCGCCGCGCGGCACCGCTGGACGAGCTCGCCGAGGACATCCGGGCCGCGGGCGGGACGGTGGAGACCGCCGTGGTCGACCCGCGGGAGGAGGCGGCGGTGGACGCCTTCGTCGACGGCGTCGTCGCTCGGGCGGGGCGGATCGACGTGTCGTTCAACGCGATCGGCTACGGAGATGTCCAGAAACCGTTGATGGAGATCTCGGAGGCGGACTTTCTGCAGCCCATCGTGACCGCGATGCGGTCGCAGTTCCTGACGACCCGGGCGGCGGCCCGGCACATGATCGGGCGCGGCACGGGAGTGATCCTCGCCTTCGGCGGCGGTGGCCCGCAGACGCTGCCCGGGCTCGGCGGCTTCAAGATCGCGCTGGACGCGCTGGAGGGGCTGCGCCGGCAGTGGGCGATCGAGCTGGGCCCGCACGGCATCCGCGTGGTGACCCTGAAGTCCGGCGGCGTGCCGGAGACCCTGCCCGAGGGCTTCCCCGGCAGGGCGGCCATCGTGGACAGCCTGGTCGAGGCGACGCAGCTCGGCCGTGGTGCGACGCTCGCCGACGTCGGCAACGTGGCCGCGTTCGTCGCCTCCGACAAGGCCCGCACGCTCACCTCGACGGACGTGAACATCTCCTGCGGCGCCATCGTGGACTAG
- a CDS encoding DUF1996 domain-containing protein: MLGGGGLVAANVYASATEDDGADPARTLSSPAGTIDCPDVGSKLTDVPEGAKEDVAKELALLDQQIADAYQRLQKSAQAIQQDAGFADNAIMNPLKDKRGATIERIAIAVDRVGERPEGLDSLAACTLRAADSGNGDQVNGADGAQDNGGDQGDQQQGDDGQNGNGGQAGNGPVAADYVDIKSVQPNVPSPALTSDASRGTFASSCGVNENGLFNSDNIIVAPGVSNGAHHFHDYIGNQSNDAFASDEDLANAETSCVDQGDKSTYYWPVIRLQNGTQEQDANSPGGGIEGNAGEIVTPKEVTLTFVGNPRAKVVAMPRLLRIITGDAKAFVNGTANANASWSCTGFEDRQLKDKYPLCPQGSDVVRTFRFQSCWDGQNIDSANHRAHVAFAAADGSCGNGFKAIPQLVQRIVYDVDAPSLQDGGRTTPLFAVDTFPEQLHKPVTDHGDFINVFDEDLMGEMVDCINEGRKCGVGADDGGDPGQEEPTEAPTTAPADEDKPDPGNGGDEQTEPPAEDEPATEEPATEAPATEEPDKEAPAADPAEDDKPTVSSTVAPKAYGTPSATARAEGGSGDDDANAGGAAEQTQPGAAGDDSDAGSGTQPQAVGGDLAETGTSLWPAAAGAVLLTGGFLLLMRTRRRAE; the protein is encoded by the coding sequence ATGTTGGGCGGCGGCGGCCTGGTTGCGGCCAACGTCTATGCCTCGGCGACCGAGGACGACGGAGCGGACCCCGCCCGGACACTGTCCTCCCCGGCCGGCACGATCGACTGCCCCGATGTCGGCAGCAAGCTGACGGATGTGCCGGAGGGGGCGAAGGAGGACGTCGCGAAGGAACTCGCGCTCCTCGACCAGCAGATCGCCGACGCCTACCAGCGGTTGCAGAAGTCGGCCCAGGCGATCCAGCAGGACGCGGGCTTCGCCGACAACGCGATCATGAATCCGCTGAAGGACAAGCGCGGCGCCACCATCGAGCGCATCGCCATCGCGGTCGACCGCGTGGGGGAGCGGCCCGAGGGCCTGGACTCCCTGGCCGCCTGCACGCTGCGCGCGGCCGACAGCGGCAACGGCGACCAGGTGAACGGCGCCGACGGAGCTCAGGACAACGGCGGCGACCAGGGTGACCAACAGCAGGGCGACGACGGCCAGAACGGCAACGGCGGCCAGGCCGGCAACGGGCCTGTCGCCGCGGACTACGTGGACATCAAGTCCGTACAGCCGAACGTGCCCAGCCCGGCCCTGACGTCGGACGCCTCCCGCGGCACCTTCGCCAGCAGCTGCGGAGTCAACGAGAACGGCCTGTTCAACTCCGACAACATCATCGTCGCCCCCGGCGTCTCCAACGGCGCCCACCACTTCCACGACTACATCGGCAACCAGTCCAACGACGCCTTCGCGAGCGACGAGGACCTGGCGAACGCCGAGACCAGCTGTGTCGACCAGGGCGACAAGTCCACGTACTACTGGCCCGTGATCCGTCTTCAGAACGGGACGCAGGAGCAGGACGCCAACTCGCCCGGCGGCGGCATCGAGGGCAACGCCGGCGAGATCGTCACCCCCAAGGAGGTGACGCTGACGTTCGTGGGCAACCCGCGCGCCAAGGTCGTGGCGATGCCGCGGCTGCTGCGCATCATCACCGGTGACGCCAAGGCGTTCGTCAACGGCACCGCCAACGCCAACGCCTCCTGGAGCTGCACCGGCTTCGAGGACCGGCAGCTGAAGGACAAGTACCCGCTGTGCCCGCAGGGCAGTGACGTGGTGCGCACCTTCAGGTTCCAGAGCTGCTGGGACGGACAGAACATCGACAGCGCCAACCACCGCGCGCACGTGGCGTTCGCCGCGGCGGACGGCAGCTGCGGCAACGGCTTCAAGGCCATTCCCCAGCTGGTGCAGCGGATCGTGTACGACGTCGACGCGCCGAGCCTGCAGGACGGCGGCCGTACGACGCCGCTGTTCGCGGTGGACACGTTCCCCGAGCAGCTGCACAAGCCGGTCACCGACCACGGCGACTTCATCAACGTCTTCGACGAGGACCTGATGGGCGAGATGGTCGACTGCATCAACGAGGGCCGCAAGTGCGGCGTGGGTGCTGACGACGGCGGTGACCCGGGCCAGGAGGAGCCGACCGAGGCTCCCACCACTGCGCCGGCCGACGAGGACAAGCCGGACCCGGGCAACGGAGGGGACGAGCAGACGGAGCCGCCGGCCGAGGACGAGCCCGCGACCGAGGAGCCGGCCACCGAGGCACCCGCGACCGAGGAGCCCGACAAGGAGGCGCCCGCCGCCGACCCGGCCGAGGACGACAAGCCGACCGTGTCGAGCACCGTGGCGCCCAAGGCCTACGGAACGCCGTCGGCCACCGCCCGGGCCGAGGGCGGCTCCGGCGACGACGACGCGAACGCGGGCGGTGCCGCGGAGCAGACCCAGCCGGGCGCGGCCGGCGACGACTCCGACGCCGGCTCCGGCACGCAGCCGCAGGCCGTCGGCGGCGATCTCGCCGAGACCGGCACCTCGCTGTGGCCGGCCGCGGCCGGTGCCGTCCTGCTGACGGGGGGCTTCCTGCTGCTGATGCGCACCAGGCGCCGCGCCGAGTGA
- a CDS encoding flavodoxin family protein: MPTLLIVHHTPSPNCQALLEAVVSGATAPEIENVEVVRRPALSATASDVLDADGYLLGTPANLGYISGALKHFLDQIYYPCLDATRGRPFGYYVHGGSDVTGAVRAVDSITTGLAWRRAVQPVTVTGEPAKADIEACWELGATLAAGLMD; this comes from the coding sequence GTGCCTACCTTGCTGATCGTTCACCACACCCCCTCACCCAACTGCCAGGCCCTGCTCGAAGCGGTCGTCTCCGGCGCCACCGCGCCCGAGATCGAGAACGTCGAGGTCGTGCGGCGACCGGCGCTGTCCGCCACGGCGTCCGATGTGCTGGACGCCGACGGCTACCTCCTGGGCACCCCGGCGAACCTCGGCTACATCTCGGGCGCCCTGAAGCATTTCCTCGACCAGATCTACTATCCGTGCCTGGACGCGACCCGGGGCCGCCCCTTCGGCTACTACGTGCACGGCGGCAGCGATGTGACCGGGGCCGTGCGGGCGGTCGACTCCATCACGACGGGCCTGGCCTGGCGCCGAGCCGTGCAGCCCGTGACGGTGACGGGCGAGCCCGCCAAGGCCGACATCGAGGCCTGCTGGGAGCTGGGGGCGACACTCGCCGCCGGGCTGATGGACTGA
- a CDS encoding ANTAR domain-containing protein, with amino-acid sequence MPELTSQAQRLTTALHLDGKRVRVEVCGELDLDTGERLRNCLHKALSDSVQGVELDLSGVSFCDCDALDILLSLRQRALKQGKTVVVRISGGAVDRLVTVTDPRAMFADSGADGQDTAARHTQDAEASVERDEDLRTEIAQLRRAMHTRPTIDLARGILMASFGLDSEDAWAVLVAVSQNTNTKLHSLAGSLVAAVKGDPLPEGVREQLSAAVAKVDSTAGTPQLR; translated from the coding sequence ATGCCGGAGCTCACGTCCCAAGCGCAGCGTCTGACCACCGCGCTTCACCTCGACGGCAAGCGGGTCCGCGTGGAAGTGTGCGGAGAGCTCGATCTCGACACCGGTGAGCGGCTGCGCAACTGCCTGCACAAAGCCCTGAGCGACTCGGTCCAAGGGGTCGAGCTGGATCTGAGCGGCGTGTCCTTCTGCGACTGCGACGCTCTCGACATCCTGCTCAGCCTGCGCCAACGAGCGCTGAAGCAGGGCAAGACGGTGGTCGTCCGCATCAGCGGCGGGGCAGTCGACCGGCTGGTGACGGTGACCGACCCACGGGCGATGTTCGCCGATTCCGGGGCTGACGGACAGGACACGGCAGCCAGGCACACCCAGGACGCGGAGGCATCCGTGGAACGCGACGAGGACCTGCGGACCGAGATCGCCCAACTGCGGCGGGCCATGCACACCCGGCCGACCATCGACCTGGCCCGGGGCATTCTGATGGCGTCCTTCGGCCTGGATTCCGAGGACGCCTGGGCGGTGCTGGTCGCGGTCTCGCAGAACACCAACACCAAACTGCACAGTCTCGCCGGATCCCTGGTGGCCGCGGTCAAGGGCGATCCGTTGCCCGAAGGGGTACGCGAACAACTGTCGGCCGCGGTCGCCAAGGTCGACTCGACGGCCGGAACGCCGCAGTTGCGCTGA
- a CDS encoding helix-turn-helix transcriptional regulator, producing the protein MDGVPESHTGWTFLTNHARVLAAIADNPNIRIRHIAARCRLTERAVQKIISDLERDGYLSHVREGRSNTYRIEPGKVLRHPAESGLPVAALLSLLLKDEADRGITPEQFSPARQWTPVDGG; encoded by the coding sequence ATGGATGGAGTCCCTGAGTCACACACCGGGTGGACATTCCTGACCAACCACGCGCGTGTGCTGGCGGCGATCGCCGACAACCCGAACATCCGTATCCGGCACATCGCGGCCCGCTGCCGCCTCACTGAACGGGCCGTGCAGAAGATCATTTCCGATCTGGAGCGGGACGGCTATCTCTCCCACGTCCGCGAGGGACGTTCCAACACCTACCGGATCGAGCCGGGCAAGGTGCTGCGCCACCCCGCGGAATCCGGGCTGCCGGTGGCCGCACTGCTCTCGCTGCTCCTCAAGGACGAGGCTGATCGTGGCATCACGCCGGAGCAGTTCAGCCCCGCACGCCAGTGGACGCCGGTGGACGGCGGATGA